The Halomicronema hongdechloris C2206 genome includes a window with the following:
- a CDS encoding DUF4268 domain-containing protein produces the protein MPPKKSSKPTLGRLEKLDPTVYWHEDAEIVPWLSEPENLRLLGEALGLQLAPMPDADPNGDEDAAHPRALLCQERVTGARVVIEPQLGTADDLHLGQLLTRAAQWQVDGVIWVVASLTAAHQQTLAWLNQVTTARQWFCGVELELWRIGKTAMAAKCNPVIQPTEASAAFLEGPEGGEPVAAEKLEKEPEPLTEGQLQNLEFWTGLCQHLDRRGSIVKPGAPPHHSAMGFAIGRAGFRLYASVDREHQTLHAELLLSGEDAQPHFYLLATEQDAIAAEMGYPLVWDDQADHKACAIYCTLTEVDLDNRDQWPDYYHWLCDCLEGLHEVFAERIKHLNATDYQPLPEYGFNPLPNSLILPN, from the coding sequence ATGCCCCCTAAAAAATCTTCGAAGCCGACTCTGGGTCGCCTGGAAAAGCTAGATCCCACCGTCTATTGGCACGAAGATGCTGAAATCGTTCCCTGGCTATCGGAGCCAGAGAATCTCAGGCTTTTAGGGGAGGCATTGGGGCTGCAATTGGCGCCAATGCCAGATGCTGATCCCAACGGTGATGAGGATGCAGCCCATCCTCGGGCCTTGCTCTGCCAGGAGAGGGTGACTGGGGCCCGGGTGGTGATCGAGCCCCAGCTCGGGACAGCCGATGATCTCCATCTGGGACAACTTCTAACCCGAGCGGCCCAATGGCAGGTGGATGGGGTGATTTGGGTAGTGGCTAGCCTGACTGCTGCCCACCAACAGACTTTGGCCTGGCTGAACCAGGTAACCACGGCTAGGCAATGGTTTTGCGGGGTTGAGCTGGAGCTATGGCGCATCGGCAAGACCGCCATGGCCGCGAAGTGCAATCCCGTTATTCAACCTACCGAAGCCTCTGCTGCCTTTCTGGAGGGGCCAGAGGGGGGCGAGCCAGTTGCTGCAGAGAAACTGGAGAAGGAGCCAGAGCCCCTAACAGAAGGTCAGCTACAAAATCTGGAGTTTTGGACAGGCCTCTGCCAGCACCTCGATCGCCGTGGCAGCATCGTTAAGCCTGGGGCTCCTCCCCATCACAGTGCCATGGGCTTTGCCATCGGTCGGGCCGGATTCCGCTTATACGCCAGTGTCGATCGGGAGCATCAGACGTTACATGCTGAACTGTTGCTGTCTGGTGAGGATGCCCAGCCCCATTTCTATCTGCTGGCAACTGAGCAAGATGCGATCGCAGCTGAAATGGGCTATCCCCTAGTCTGGGACGACCAAGCCGATCACAAGGCCTGTGCCATCTATTGCACCCTCACCGAGGTCGACCTCGATAACCGGGACCAGTGGCCAGACTATTACCACTGGCTGTGTGACTGCCTAGAGGGATTACATGAGGTCTTTGCCGAGCGGATTAAACACCTCAACGCCACTGACTATCAGCCCCTGCCGGAGTATGGCTTTAATCCCCTGCCCAATTCGTTGATTCTGCCGAATTAG
- a CDS encoding protochlorophyllide reductase, translated as MGNNQKPTVVITGASSGVGLYAAKALASRDWHVIMACRNLEKAKAAAQDLEIPPDNHTLMPIDLGNLQSVRNFVSSFRSLGRSLDALVCNAAIYMPLLKQPLRSPEGYELTMTTNHLGHFLLCNLMLEDMKRSPYSDKRMVILGTVTHNPDELGGKIPPRPNLGNLEGFAAGFKEPVTMIDGKSFEPVKAYKDSKVCNVLTMRELHRRYHDSTGITFSSLYPGCVADTPLFRNHYRLFQRLFPLFQKYITGGYVSQELAGERVADVVAAPEYRQSGAYWSWGNRQKKNRKSFVQQVSPQARDDQRGEHMWELSTQLVGLT; from the coding sequence ATGGGAAACAATCAGAAACCAACGGTTGTGATTACCGGAGCCTCGTCAGGGGTGGGTCTGTACGCTGCCAAGGCCCTGGCCAGCCGTGACTGGCACGTCATTATGGCCTGCCGCAATCTAGAGAAGGCAAAAGCCGCTGCCCAAGACCTGGAGATTCCTCCAGACAATCACACCCTGATGCCCATTGACTTGGGAAATTTACAGAGTGTGCGTAATTTTGTCAGCAGCTTTAGGTCCTTGGGCCGGTCCCTAGATGCCCTGGTATGTAATGCTGCCATCTACATGCCATTACTGAAGCAGCCTCTGCGCAGTCCTGAGGGCTATGAGCTCACCATGACCACGAATCATCTGGGCCATTTTCTCCTCTGCAATCTGATGCTAGAGGATATGAAGCGATCCCCCTATTCAGATAAGCGCATGGTGATTTTAGGCACTGTTACCCATAATCCAGATGAACTGGGTGGTAAGATTCCCCCTCGCCCCAACCTGGGAAATCTGGAGGGATTCGCGGCAGGCTTCAAAGAGCCAGTCACGATGATTGATGGCAAATCCTTTGAGCCAGTGAAAGCCTATAAAGACAGTAAGGTATGCAATGTTCTGACTATGCGAGAACTCCATCGCCGCTATCACGACTCCACTGGCATTACCTTCAGCTCTCTCTATCCCGGCTGTGTCGCCGATACGCCCCTCTTCCGCAATCACTATCGGCTGTTTCAGAGACTCTTTCCCCTGTTCCAGAAATACATCACCGGCGGCTATGTCTCCCAAGAACTAGCTGGTGAGCGAGTGGCCGATGTGGTGGCAGCGCCAGAATATCGCCAGTCCGGGGCGTATTGGAGTTGGGGCAATCGCCAGAAGAAGAACCGTAAGTCCTTCGTGCAGCAAGTATCGCCCCAGGCCCGCGATGATCAACGGGGGGAACATATGTGGGAATTGAGTACCCAACTGGTCGGGTTGACTTAG
- the leuB gene encoding 3-isopropylmalate dehydrogenase, whose translation MSQSFRITLLPGDGIGPEIMAVAVALLKAVGQRLDLTFSFQEALIGGAAIDQTGVPLPEDTLTQCRQSDAVLLAAIGGYQWDSLPRPQRPETGLLALRSGLGLFANLRPARVLPQLIDASSLKREVVDGVDIMVVRELTGGVYFGQPKGIFEAETGQRRGVNTMAYDEAEVDRIGRVAFEIARKRRGQLCSVDKANVLEVSQLWRDRISALGADYPDVTLSHMYVDAAAMQLVRWPQQFDTIVTGNLFGDILSDEAAMLTGSIGMLPSASLGADGPGVYEPVHGSAPDIAGEDKANPLAQVLSVAMMLRYGLDQPAAADQLEQAVMTVLDQGYRTADIMAAGLTAVGCQAMGEALLRALA comes from the coding sequence ATGTCCCAGAGCTTTCGTATTACCCTATTGCCCGGTGACGGTATCGGTCCTGAAATCATGGCAGTGGCGGTGGCTCTGCTCAAAGCCGTGGGGCAACGATTAGACCTAACCTTTAGCTTTCAAGAGGCCCTCATTGGCGGGGCGGCTATCGACCAGACTGGGGTTCCCCTACCTGAGGACACGTTGACTCAGTGTCGGCAGAGTGATGCGGTGCTGCTAGCCGCCATTGGTGGCTACCAATGGGATAGTTTGCCGCGACCCCAGCGCCCTGAGACGGGATTGTTGGCATTGCGATCGGGGCTAGGATTATTTGCTAACCTGCGGCCTGCCAGGGTTTTGCCCCAATTAATCGATGCCTCATCCCTGAAGCGGGAGGTGGTCGATGGGGTCGACATCATGGTGGTGCGGGAGTTGACCGGCGGCGTCTATTTTGGTCAACCCAAAGGTATTTTTGAGGCGGAGACAGGCCAACGGCGCGGGGTGAATACTATGGCCTATGACGAGGCTGAGGTCGACCGCATCGGACGGGTGGCCTTTGAGATTGCCCGCAAACGCCGGGGCCAGCTTTGCTCGGTGGATAAGGCCAATGTGCTCGAGGTGTCGCAACTGTGGCGCGATCGCATCTCGGCCCTAGGGGCAGACTACCCCGATGTCACCCTCTCCCATATGTATGTAGATGCGGCGGCCATGCAATTGGTGCGCTGGCCCCAGCAATTCGATACCATCGTCACCGGCAACCTGTTTGGCGACATTCTCTCCGATGAAGCCGCCATGCTGACGGGCAGCATCGGCATGTTGCCATCGGCTAGCCTAGGGGCCGATGGCCCTGGGGTCTACGAACCCGTGCATGGGTCGGCCCCGGATATCGCCGGTGAAGATAAAGCCAACCCTCTGGCCCAGGTGTTGAGTGTGGCCATGATGTTGCGCTACGGGCTGGATCAGCCAGCGGCAGCAGACCAGCTAGAGCAAGCAGTGATGACCGTCCTGGATCAGGGCTATCGCACCGCCGATATCATGGCCGCAGGCTTGACGGCAGTAGGTTGTCAGGCCATGGGAGAGGCCCTACTGCGGGCGCTGGCTTAA